From Aptenodytes patagonicus chromosome 1, bAptPat1.pri.cur, whole genome shotgun sequence, one genomic window encodes:
- the HMGB1 gene encoding high mobility group protein B1 produces the protein MGKGDPKKPRGKMSSYAFFVQTCREEHKKKHPDASVNFSEFSKKCSERWKTMSSKEKGKFEDMAKADKLRYEKEMKNYVPPKGETKKKFKDPNAPKRPPSAFFLFCSEFRPKIKGEHPGLSIGDVAKKLGEMWNNTAADDKQPYEKKAAKLKEKYEKDIAAYRAKGKVDAGKKVVAKAEKSKKKKEEEEDEDEDEEDEDDEEEEEEEDEDDDDD, from the exons ATGGGCAAAGGCGATCCTAAGAAGCCGAGAGGTAAAATGTCTTCGTACGCCTTCTTTGTGCAAACCTGCCGGGAGGAGCACAAGAAGAAACATCCAGATGCTTCAGTGAACTTTTCAGAGTTCTCAAAAAAATGCTCAGAACGATGGAAG ACTATGTCTTCTAAGGAGAAAGGGAAGTTTGAAGATATGGCAAAGGCTGACAAGCTTCgttatgaaaaagaaatgaaaaactatGTACCACCTaagggggaaacaaaaaagaagttcAAGGATCCAAATGCACCGAAGAGGCCTCC ttcggcttttttcttgttttgctctgagTTTCGTCCAAAAATCAAAGGAGAACATCCTGGTCTGTCCATTGGGGACGTTGCAAAGAAACTGGGAGAGATGTGGAACAACACCGCTGCAGATGATAAACAGCCTTATGAAAAAAAGGCTGCTAAACTGAAGGAGAAGTATGAAAAG GATATTGCCGCATACCGGGCCAAAGGGAAGGTTGATGCAGGCAAAAAAGTAGTTGCCAAGGCTGAGAAGagcaagaagaagaaggaggaggaggaagatgaggatgaaGACGAAgaggatgaagatgatgaagaggaggaagaggaggaggatgaagatgatgatgatgattaa